DNA from Geobacter sulfurreducens PCA:
ACTTCAGTGCCCTCGACACCGAAAACATCTCTTTAAATCAGTAGTTATAGCACAGCGGGCAAAACAGCGTCAAACGCTATCTCCCTCCAGCTCAATAACCCGGCGGGTGGCGGCAAGGATGTCGGCACAGACCAGGACCCCGGCGGGGACCCGGGGACACTCGTCATCACCGTACCCGGTGAGGACGAGCAGAGAGGTACAGCCCGCAGCCAACCCCGCTTCCACGTCGGACATCTTGTCGCCTATCAGGTACGAACGGGCCAGATCAATGTCCATGTCCCGAGCGGCGCCGGTAAGCATCCCCGGCAGGGGCTTGCGGCAGGAGCACTCGATGCGGTAGGGACCCACGCCGTGGTGGGGATGGTGGGGACAAAGGTAGTAGGCGTCGACGAAGGCACCATCCTTGGCCAGTTCGGCATCCATGAAGCGATGGAGCCGGTGCACCGCCTCCTCGTCGTAGTATCCGCGGGCAACCCCCGACTGGTTGGTCACCACCACCACGAGAAAACCGGCTCCGTTGAGGAGCCGGATCGCCTCGGGGGCTCCGGGGACGAACTCGAATTCATGGGCTTGGTGGACATAGCCCTTTTCAACATTGATGGTGCCGTCACGGTCGAGAAAAACAGCGCGTCTGCCACCCGTCACCGGTCACTCCTCGCCGTAGGCCTTCAGAATCTTCTCGATGATGTTCGTCGTGGAGCGACCGTCCACGAAGGCCACCAGTTCCACCCGCCCTCCGTAGGATTCGACCACCTCGCGCCCCACTACCCCGTCGAGGGTGTAGTCGCCTCCCTTGACCAGCACCGCCGGTCTGAGGGTCTCGATCAGGTTGAGCGGAGTGTCTTCATCGAAAACGACCACGTAATCGATGCAATCCAGGGCAGCAAGGATGTGGGCCCGTTCCTCCTGGCCGATGAGCGGGCGCTTTTCACCCTTGAGCCGCCGGATGGAGGCATCGCTGTTGAGACCCAGGACCAGCAGGTCGCCGAAGCTGCGGGCCTTCTGGAGATATTTGACGTGCCCCACGTGCAGAAGGTCGAAACAGCCGTTGGTGAACACCACCCGCTTGCCCTGCGCCTTTTCCGCCGCGATGATGCCGGCGAGGACATCCAGGTTCTTGACCTTGGCGTCCCCCTCGCCGTGCTGGAATCCCAGCGATCCGACAATC
Protein-coding regions in this window:
- the gmhB gene encoding D-glycero-beta-D-manno-heptose 1,7-bisphosphate 7-phosphatase, translated to MTGGRRAVFLDRDGTINVEKGYVHQAHEFEFVPGAPEAIRLLNGAGFLVVVVTNQSGVARGYYDEEAVHRLHRFMDAELAKDGAFVDAYYLCPHHPHHGVGPYRIECSCRKPLPGMLTGAARDMDIDLARSYLIGDKMSDVEAGLAAGCTSLLVLTGYGDDECPRVPAGVLVCADILAATRRVIELEGDSV